The Candidatus Dependentiae bacterium genome segment TGCCATTACCACCATTTTAAAAACTTATCTAGAAAAGCGCTATAGCTGGGATACTCAAGACAAAACTGATGACGAGCTTTCCACTTTTTTGCAGCTTCATGGTTTTCAACCAGAGCTTTTAGAAAAACTCAAAAAAATGCTCCAAGGTGCAGCTTGGATAAAATTTGCCAATGAAGAGGCAATCAGAACTCAAGTTGATGAAGATCTTACAACCGCTCAATTAATTATCAAAAAAACAATTCCTAAGAAAAAAGAAGCATCGAGGCCTCATTGAGTACGCATGATTTCCCGAGATGTCCAGAACATCTCTATTTCCATTGGCCGTTTTGTAGTAAAAAATGTCACTACTGCGATTTTGTAGCTTTTCAAAATCATGAGCAATATCAAGATGCTTATCACGAAACGTTGTGTTGCGAAGTTGAAACATTTGCACAATTAACTGATGCACTCAAAACGCCGATTAAAACAATTTTTATGGGTGGGGGAACTCCCAGCCTGTATGACACAACACAAATGGCTGAACTTTTTGCACAGCTCCGTGAACGCTATAATTTAAGCCAGCTTGAAGAAGCAAGTATCGAAGTCAACCCCGCAGATGTTGAAGAAGAGCGACTTGATGCATGGCGCGAGTGCGGCTTCACACGTCTGAGCATTGGAGTTCAAGCACTTGATGATCAGCTCCTTGCACGCCTCAACCGACGACAACGTACCCAAGATGTTTTCAAAGCAATGAAGCTTGCTCCAAAATATTTTGACCGCATGTCGATTGACCTTATTTTGGGTATGCCTGGTGTCAGTCAGCAGCAATGGAAAGACACACTCACTCAAGCGATGAATTGGCCTATTGAGCATATTTCAATCTACTTCCTCACGATTCATGAAAAGACGCCACTTTATTTCAAAGTTGAACGTGGAGAGCATATTTTGCCCGCCGATGAATCGGTTATTGAAATGTATCAATACACCGTCGAGTTTTTGGCACATCACGGCTTTGAGCAGTATGAAATCTCAAATTTTGCAAAACCGGGCGCCGAATCGACTCA includes the following:
- the hemW gene encoding radical SAM family heme chaperone HemW, producing the protein MSTHDFPRCPEHLYFHWPFCSKKCHYCDFVAFQNHEQYQDAYHETLCCEVETFAQLTDALKTPIKTIFMGGGTPSLYDTTQMAELFAQLRERYNLSQLEEASIEVNPADVEEERLDAWRECGFTRLSIGVQALDDQLLARLNRRQRTQDVFKAMKLAPKYFDRMSIDLILGMPGVSQQQWKDTLTQAMNWPIEHISIYFLTIHEKTPLYFKVERGEHILPADESVIEMYQYTVEFLAHHGFEQYEISNFAKPGAESTHNKAYWDRKPYKGFGIGSSSFDGKSRFTNHKNLPDYLALYKNRSTITYDTKEVLSNQQALLEHLMLSLRQRNGVGLHSMVYLLNEDQKARFFIQVQELIKASLLEEINGNIRLTIRGMILENEVVISLI